In Paenibacillus phoenicis, one genomic interval encodes:
- a CDS encoding ABC transporter substrate-binding protein, which produces MKNKRLKKSWVTLLVLAMMIAAVLAGCAKNDSAANRNTSEPPSNSGGTSSNAEGEAPSLGGIPTNIEGEIVVWDWDEAFLTTMVPEFNKVFPNIKVKYTVVNNNDYMQKLQSGIASGSEVPDVILGEMNFRGQLFDLDVLDNLEQAPYHFSKDQLLDYLPPLLSNTKGELVGVDQSITPAGLGYRRDLAKEYLGTDDPDELSKLLPDWNAFIQKGIEVKQKSGGAVTMIASFDDAYRVLKGQTEQPYINGSTIELTERMKAPFEKLFAMRDAGILGKYEGYTPGWNASFAKGDNIFYPMAPWSPKWNVQANDPDGIGRWGLMAAPEGGFTYGGTSVSVYKNSKNKEAAWAYIYFCYLSTEGMETNYKKLGNMPGIKSFFEEHRDWLEAGTELDQFFNQNLSLTFYDDIVPEVTGSTQTKYDSIVQTAFNSLFPLWMKDTSIGVDGALEQFKEAVKNQAPEATIN; this is translated from the coding sequence ATGAAGAACAAGCGTCTGAAAAAGAGTTGGGTGACGCTCTTGGTGTTGGCGATGATGATCGCGGCGGTATTGGCTGGTTGCGCGAAGAATGATTCTGCCGCCAATCGGAACACAAGTGAGCCACCGTCGAATTCGGGTGGGACTTCGTCCAACGCCGAAGGGGAAGCTCCTTCACTCGGCGGGATTCCCACAAACATTGAAGGAGAAATCGTCGTATGGGATTGGGATGAAGCCTTCCTGACCACGATGGTGCCGGAATTCAACAAAGTCTTCCCGAATATCAAAGTGAAATACACCGTCGTCAACAATAACGATTATATGCAAAAGCTGCAAAGCGGGATTGCATCCGGCTCTGAGGTGCCTGATGTCATATTGGGCGAAATGAACTTCCGCGGGCAGTTGTTTGATCTCGATGTGCTCGACAATCTGGAGCAAGCTCCTTATCACTTCTCCAAGGACCAGCTGCTGGATTATTTGCCGCCGCTTCTCTCGAACACCAAAGGCGAGCTGGTTGGCGTCGATCAATCGATTACACCGGCTGGACTCGGGTACCGGAGAGACCTGGCCAAGGAATACCTGGGCACCGACGATCCAGACGAATTGTCCAAGCTGTTGCCGGATTGGAATGCCTTCATCCAAAAAGGGATCGAAGTCAAACAAAAAAGCGGCGGTGCGGTTACGATGATCGCCAGTTTCGACGACGCCTACCGCGTGTTGAAAGGGCAGACCGAACAGCCATACATTAATGGATCCACGATTGAGTTGACGGAGCGAATGAAGGCGCCGTTCGAGAAGCTGTTCGCCATGCGGGACGCCGGAATTCTTGGCAAATACGAGGGGTATACCCCGGGATGGAACGCGTCGTTTGCGAAAGGCGATAATATTTTCTACCCGATGGCGCCGTGGAGTCCCAAATGGAATGTGCAGGCTAATGATCCGGACGGCATCGGGCGTTGGGGCTTGATGGCCGCGCCTGAAGGCGGCTTCACGTACGGAGGAACCTCTGTCAGTGTCTATAAGAACAGCAAGAACAAGGAAGCGGCCTGGGCTTACATTTACTTCTGTTATTTGTCCACCGAAGGGATGGAAACGAACTACAAGAAGCTGGGGAATATGCCAGGGATCAAGAGCTTCTTCGAAGAGCATCGCGATTGGCTTGAGGCAGGAACCGAGCTGGATCAGTTCTTTAATCAAAACCTGAGCTTGACGTTCTACGACGACATCGTGCCAGAAGTGACGGGATCGACCCAAACGAAATACGATTCGATTGTGCAGACGGCGTTTAATTCGCTATTCCCGCTGTGGATGAAGGATACGAGCATCGGTGTGGACGGCGCTCTGGAGCAATTCAAGGAAGCTGTCAAAAATCAGGCCCCTGAGGCAACGATTAACTAA
- a CDS encoding sensor histidine kinase, whose translation MSNLSGFKMRARIRTKIIAVCALILSSSLLASSWVTYSYVKDIMREQAVRDNTTKLEQTSSFINRMQEQLRETAEYIISDSEVNALMVKDPNDTYEQSYFKKNKVREKLKLFPVMNSSLLNVMIIRPDGEVFSNYQGYDSYYKDYLNQAWFADYRMGRSESRFSDPHDFIFLNRRQQVISYVVNYRNFKDDGDERYYLVLDFNQKDLASLFEQSNKDFERLLLLNQDGVPLFDSNPGETRWTDTDSEGGKYIEIVDDSVEEDWRQVAVISKSRLYERVNKLLLYYTLIVAVSLIVVMMILLPLLVQLTRPISKLVRAMKRVSAGDLNIELQIRSGDEMELLGLGFNRMMKDLKSLIESLVQEQKEKRNMQIQLLLSQMNPHFIYNTLNTVIYLAHAGRTKEVADMTASLIHLLQNTIKIGDDAWFTTLEDEIELVNKYAAIQDCRYPGRFRIEWDIQEELLPCMVLRMMLQPLIENALYHGIFPSERQGWIGISARRSDRFIEVSVLDNGIGISTSQTVLPIQNASTGIGLTNIRERLNFHYGVQAGLEIKSFPGEGTEVRIRLPFTIEDGDSTAEDSRFMRKITGL comes from the coding sequence ATGAGTAACTTATCCGGATTTAAAATGCGTGCTCGGATCCGCACCAAAATTATTGCCGTATGCGCTCTGATCCTATCCTCGTCACTATTGGCCAGCAGTTGGGTCACTTATTCGTATGTCAAGGATATCATGCGGGAACAAGCCGTCCGAGACAATACGACGAAACTGGAACAGACATCTTCTTTCATCAATCGTATGCAGGAGCAATTACGTGAAACCGCGGAATATATCATCAGCGATTCCGAGGTGAATGCGTTGATGGTCAAAGATCCAAACGATACGTACGAGCAGAGCTACTTCAAGAAAAATAAGGTTAGAGAGAAGCTGAAGCTGTTTCCCGTCATGAACTCTAGCTTGTTAAACGTGATGATTATCCGGCCGGACGGCGAGGTGTTTTCCAATTACCAAGGGTATGACAGCTACTACAAAGACTATCTGAATCAGGCTTGGTTTGCCGATTACCGGATGGGACGCAGCGAATCGCGTTTTTCGGATCCGCATGATTTTATTTTTCTCAACCGTCGGCAACAGGTGATCAGTTATGTCGTAAATTACAGGAACTTTAAGGACGATGGCGACGAGCGGTATTACCTCGTGCTGGATTTCAATCAAAAAGATCTGGCGAGCTTATTTGAACAGAGCAATAAGGATTTCGAACGTCTGCTTCTACTAAATCAGGACGGCGTTCCATTGTTCGACAGCAACCCCGGAGAGACTCGTTGGACCGATACCGATTCGGAAGGGGGAAAATATATCGAAATTGTTGATGATTCCGTGGAGGAGGACTGGAGACAAGTTGCGGTGATCTCCAAATCACGCTTGTACGAGCGGGTTAACAAGCTGTTGCTCTATTACACGCTGATTGTGGCCGTAAGCCTCATCGTGGTGATGATGATCCTGCTTCCTCTGCTCGTGCAACTGACCCGGCCGATCTCGAAGCTGGTCCGAGCGATGAAACGAGTGTCCGCAGGCGATTTGAATATCGAATTGCAGATCCGAAGCGGAGACGAAATGGAGCTGCTGGGGCTTGGATTTAACCGGATGATGAAGGATTTGAAATCGCTGATCGAATCGCTCGTGCAAGAACAGAAGGAAAAACGCAACATGCAGATCCAGCTCTTGTTGTCGCAGATGAACCCTCATTTTATTTATAACACGTTAAATACCGTAATTTATTTAGCACATGCAGGGCGGACGAAGGAGGTGGCCGACATGACCGCCTCGTTGATCCATCTCTTGCAAAACACGATCAAAATCGGCGATGATGCCTGGTTTACGACCCTGGAGGATGAAATAGAACTGGTGAATAAATACGCTGCCATCCAGGACTGCCGTTATCCCGGACGTTTTCGAATCGAATGGGACATTCAGGAAGAGCTTTTGCCCTGCATGGTCCTAAGGATGATGCTGCAGCCGCTTATTGAAAACGCGCTTTATCATGGGATATTCCCCTCCGAACGGCAAGGTTGGATCGGGATCTCTGCACGGAGATCGGATCGGTTTATCGAGGTGTCCGTCCTCGACAACGGCATCGGTATCAGCACATCCCAAACGGTACTGCCAATCCAGAATGCCTCCACGGGAATCGGACTTACAAATATTCGCGAACGCCTGAATTTTCACTATGGTGTGCAGGCAGGCCTCGAGATCAAGAGCTTTCCGGGCGAAGGAACGGAAGTAAGGATTCGCCTCCCTTTCACCATCGAGGACGGGGACTCCACCGCGGAAGACAGCCGATTTATGCGTAAAATAACCGGGTTGTGA